Proteins encoded in a region of the Buchnera aphidicola (Phyllaphis fagi) genome:
- a CDS encoding HPr family phosphocarrier protein — protein MLQKTIKITTKNGFHIRPSAQFVSIAQKFISEITITYNGKTINAKSLFKLQTLGLIENSIIILSASGTDEKEAIQSLTKTIKELK, from the coding sequence ATGCTTCAAAAAACTATTAAAATTACTACAAAAAATGGATTCCATATTAGACCATCAGCACAATTTGTAAGTATTGCTCAAAAATTTATATCTGAAATTACTATTACATATAATGGAAAAACTATTAATGCAAAAAGTTTATTTAAATTACAAACATTAGGATTAATAGAAAATTCTATCATTATTTTATCGGCTTCAGGGACAGATGAAAAAGAAGCAATTCAATCTTTAACTAAAACCATTAAAGAACTAAAATAA